The following coding sequences lie in one Treponema socranskii subsp. buccale genomic window:
- a CDS encoding LacI family DNA-binding transcriptional regulator: MNIRDIAKKTGVSSTTVSRVLNRSGYVKEDTRKKILETIDETGYVPNAIARSLSVRGTSSIAIIVPDIANEFFSSLISGIGALAETESYNMVLYDTNESGEKEHNALAGVESQYMAGVIITPVSEQDGDTSRRLMELRAKNIPVVLADRDIFGAELDGVYTDNIKGSYEGVEALIREGHRRIAVIAGPSTSLPGRDRLTGYKQALRSYGISLREEYIVFGDFRIDRAYERTGELMSLKEPPTAIFTSNNKTTLGALKYFTEHRIKIGRDISIVGFDQIEALKLIEYPLSTIERDAQLQGREAMRLLLKKLKYRDAVGEKKQVFVPHSVVLRGSEKYAGL; encoded by the coding sequence ATGAACATCAGAGATATTGCAAAAAAAACCGGCGTTTCTTCTACGACAGTTTCCAGAGTTTTAAATCGGTCCGGCTATGTAAAGGAGGACACCAGAAAAAAAATTCTGGAGACGATCGATGAGACCGGCTATGTTCCGAATGCGATCGCAAGAAGCTTGAGTGTAAGAGGAACTTCTAGCATCGCAATCATTGTTCCGGACATTGCCAACGAATTTTTTTCGAGTCTAATCAGCGGAATCGGGGCATTGGCGGAAACCGAAAGCTACAATATGGTGCTGTATGATACCAATGAATCCGGGGAAAAAGAACATAATGCACTGGCCGGGGTAGAGAGCCAGTATATGGCAGGGGTCATCATTACACCGGTATCGGAGCAGGACGGCGATACTAGCCGGAGGCTGATGGAACTGCGGGCGAAGAACATTCCTGTGGTGCTGGCAGACAGGGATATTTTTGGAGCGGAGCTGGATGGCGTGTATACGGACAATATTAAGGGGAGCTATGAAGGGGTTGAGGCGCTGATTCGGGAGGGACACCGACGAATCGCAGTAATCGCGGGGCCGAGCACGTCTCTGCCGGGGCGAGATAGATTGACGGGCTATAAGCAGGCGCTGCGCAGCTATGGGATTTCACTTCGGGAAGAGTACATTGTCTTCGGGGACTTTCGGATTGACAGGGCATATGAAAGAACCGGAGAACTGATGTCGCTCAAAGAGCCGCCGACAGCGATTTTTACCTCGAACAACAAAACAACCCTTGGTGCTCTGAAATATTTTACGGAGCACCGTATCAAAATAGGAAGAGATATTTCTATCGTGGGATTCGATCAGATCGAAGCGCTGAAGCTGATTGAATATCCGCTTTCTACTATAGAGCGAGACGCTCAGCTACAGGGACGAGAGGCCATGAGGCTTCTCCTGAAAAAACTGAAGTACAGAGATGCTGTCGGAGAGAAAAAGCAGGTTTTTGTACCGCACAGCGTAGTTTTGCGCGGATCCGAAAAATACGCGGGGCTTTGA